The following is a genomic window from Mauremys mutica isolate MM-2020 ecotype Southern chromosome 4, ASM2049712v1, whole genome shotgun sequence.
CAAAGAGAATTACAGTCACGCCCTCTCCATGTCTGATCTAGTCATAGTCCGGGTTTACTAAACCAGACTGACCCCCTATTCTCAGGCAAAGTAAATTATCATTAACGAGAGTTGCCTTCAGATTGTCTCCTCTTTACCAGGCTGTCAGATCTGTGTATTTAAGCCCCAAGGGCTTTCTCTGCCTTCACTACATTGTGGGTATCAAACTTGTTATGAGATCTTAGCAGCAAAAGGCCCTTCCAGAGCTCTTCAGAGGAGCGAGTGCTGCGGGACAGAGCCGTGACATCAACAGTTAAAACCTATGAGGCTTTAAAAGGGGATTTGTAGGAAAAAATGGTTCCTAATTGTAGTGAAATGGCTCTATCCAAGCATCCCTGATCACTGGGGTCGCCAGCATTCCCTGGGGGTCTAGAGTCCGCAGCTCTGCTGCTACTCTAGTGCTAGGGTTCTTTGGATCACAGAGACCCCAGACACAATCAGGCCCGGCTGTGCCAGATGCTCCAAACACCTAGAGACGCACCCTGCGGGAGCCGGGCCCTGCCCTGCAGAACAGCAGACAAAGGCCAGGCAGGGGCTTGCCCAAGGGCACCccgcaggtcagtggcagagccaggaatagaagccagggctcctgactccagcccagggccatgTCCCCTGGGAAGGTTTCAATGACCccggccctgcagcagctccctgcggTTCTGGGTTtatcccccagccctcctcccctctcacctTCTCTGGGCGAAGGGCCAGATTGAGGAGGCCTTTGAGCGCTAACCAGCGCACCACGGTCTTGGGGTCTCTCAGCTGCCTGCTCATCTCCTCCACGATGGCGTCTTCCAGCTCATTGCTGAGGTCAGGGCACTGGAGGAGCTAACACACCAACAGCAAACCAAGCTAGAGAATGAGGCTGGCCTCTCGCGACTCATCTCTGCCACGGGGCCCTTAGCTCCACTGGCCAAGGCCCGGCATGGGCTGCATGCAGGGCATCGCGATTGGTCACTGTGTGGGCCCCACTGAAACGCTGCTAGCACGACGGCCCCTcgaggctccagctgagatcaaggcctgccctgctccctcactAAGACTCAGCTGCACACGGAGcagtggtgtggggggggtctgCAGCCTTGTGCTCCAAAGGGTCGCCCGGTCTGTGGGGGGCAGGTGAACTGGCCATGAATGGGCAGGCGGCTGCCCGGCCTGCGCATGGCACACGGATGTCAGAGGGGGCTTGAAGGCTGAGGTCACACAAGGGACCATTCTATGGAACTGAGCCTTGGGGAACAAGAGATACCTGACCCTGAACCTTGCTCCAGCCCCGTGACACCCGCTGGGACAGGTAACAATGCCCAGACTGAGTGACTCCACCCCTAGGGTTGTAGGAgctttccctgcccctgctcacccacccacccccagggccTTCAGGGCCACCCCTCTCCTGGCCATAGGCATGAGCGGCAAGTTCCATGGGCCTGCGGTGCCTGGGCACCATGGGCCTCAGCCCCACCTTTCCCCCCACGTCTCCCAGGCCATTTAAAACCGCCTggggcccccaccaccaccggcAGTTAAGCAGAGCTGAGCGGCCTCCTGCCTGCTTGCTCccatggctgccagcccctccctgtggcccctgggtggggtgggtCTGTGGTTGGCCCAGTGACTGTGGGTGAGAAAGAAGCTAACGCAGAAAACTCCAGTGCTTGTCTTGGGTGAATCTAAGATATTCTCTCACCCACCTTCTGTCTCTCATCACCCAATCTCTGGGCACATGAGGAAGGCCACCGACCCCACCGACACCCTTCTTTGTCTGCAGTTCTCTTGCAGCCCCAGCGCTACGTGCTCAGAGCTGGCCTAGTGGAAGGGCTCCCTGTTGAGTGATTAAGGGTTTGGGTCTCTAGCACATAAGCCGCTGGGCATTTTAAGCCAGCAGGAACTAGTCCGTGCCAGCTGCGCGTGACTAGTCGCCCGGGATCCCCTGTCCTGTGGCACTGGTCTGGTTAGATTCGTAAATGGAGGACCAGTCCTTGCCCACCTTGATGATGTGGTGTTtgtgtttcctatgccagagCCATGGTTTCGCTCAATTTCCAGGAGCGAAACTGGATTTTCCACCATCTCATGGCCATCCTTAACTGTCGGGACGATAGGTGGCACGTCCCGGCCATGGCGCTCTTCATTCAGGTGAGCCTCACCAGCGGGTGAGGGTCGTGAGAAGAGCCCCGGCCCAGCGGTGTCTCTCTCATGTGCTGGGCCTGACAGAGCTACACCAACGCTGCGGAAAGACATGGCGGAGGCTGTCTTTGCCCAGCCATGCCTTCCAGAGCCACGCAGGAAGCGGTTTACGCCAGGCAGCGCAGGGTGGAGAAGTAGCCGACTGACCCCTTggccaacagcacagaggctgcggCCTGTTCCATGCAGGCGATTGGGAGCCGCGTCTCACCCAGCAGGGAAGGCAATGTGGCTGTGTCCTGGGCCAGggagggaagctgctgctgtgatCAGTTCTGGGCAGCACTCACCGGGCAAGCAGGCAGACGCCTTTGTGGTGCGTTTCGGAGCTCATGAGCAGGTCCCAGCCGCCCTGCTTCATGATGAAGGTGACCTGCTCCTTGTAGCCAGCGCATCGAAGCAAGGCTTTCATGGCCTTCACCACGAACCTGTGTGCAGAGCGAGCCTCTTGTTACTGAGTGAGCCCAGGGCAGGCCCTGCCGCGTGCCTGCGGGCAACGGTGCAGAACCCAGGCTGGGTGTCGGGCTGGCAGTAcctgatggggctgaggggtgtgGGCATGTCCTCCTGGATATGCTCCCTCTCCTGCGAAGCAGTGTGCTGCACTGTGTAGGTGATGTGGAAGAGCAGAGCGATGTAGAGCTGAGGGAAGAGCTCTTTCACCTTCTGCCTGCAGGCCTGCTCCTGGAGGATCACATACAGGGCTCTTGTGGCCTGCAGCTAAGAACAGGAGACAGACATCGCTCTCCCCACTGGGCACTGGCTTCCTGACAACGGGGCAGGCGACGGCATTGGCCATGATCCCGTCTGTGCGGGCGTGAGAGGGGGAGGGCTTTGCATCAGCAGTGGGCGTAGCTGTTCCTCACTGGCTGCCGCCTGCCACGAGGGGCGcggctctgtcctgcaggggcAGCTCAAGTAGTCACCTGGCACCTCATTGCATGTGCTGGGGCCATGCTCTGGCAGTGGGGGTGAAGAGGTTAATGCTGTCTGGGCTGTCCCCACCTTCCTacccccctgcacacagctgtgTGCCCTGTACAGCAGGCTGAGAGcaatgggcaggggcagggcttagaTCCCTGCTTCGGTTCTgcccttagttcgacccccgcccccagtgtagaccaggccttagtatagACTCATAACTATGTACCATCTGTTGCCAGCAAGGGGCATACTGCCCTCTATAAACAGCCTCCTCTCCCAATTTTACAACAATTGAATTTGAATAGATTGCATAGTATAGCTAATACGATATTTTTTGCACATACAGCTACCATTGGAAATACTGTAGAAACAGATGGTAGCAGTCGGCATTCACTACACTCAGATTCTGTAAGTTATTGAAACATACCGAATATAAATCTGTTTTGAAGTGAGCACCTTCAGTTTAACCTTAAGAATACTGTACAACACAAAAGACAAGAATGTTCACTGTAAGGGGATTCTActtatttttacatttccaaaaagCAATCATCACAAATATCTGAGTGAATGAAGATGAATAAGACAACATAGTgactaagaaaacaaaaagattgTTGCCCTCTTTAATATTTAACTATATAGTGTAATAGCCACATCCCTCCATTCCTTCATCCAGGCAAAAGGCTGAGAAAATAGATGTGCTTTGCATCATGCCCTGAGTCAATAGACTCTGGCTCTGTTAGTAAATATCCAAACTGAGGGTTCTCTAGTAGGAATTCCTCAGCTCCAGAGATTCCAGatgtagagattttttttaaccagtgtcTAAGTTGTCTTCATCTGCCATTGTATATATATGGACAGATGAAGAGAGAATTAACACTAATTCTgtaaggaataaatggtcagttttcacagtggagagaggtaaatagcggggcCCTCCAACGATCTGTGTTGAGACCAGTGTagttcaacatagtcataaatgatccagaaaaaggggtaaccagtgaggtggcaaaattcgcagatgatacaaaatgactcaagatagttaaatccaaagcagcctgcgaagagctacaaaggggtcTAAAAAAAATGagggactgggcaagaaaatggcagatgaaattcaatattgataaatgcaaagtaatgcacattggaaatcataatcccaactatacatacaaaattatgaggTTTAAatgaccactcaagaaagagattttggagttatcgtatatagttctctgaaaacatccagtcaaCGTGCAGCGGcaggctcccctggcccctcccccgcttccccccagctgcagcgtggccagcagctgggcagttcagctgagctcctgagtcgttctgctgctttgagctgccggcaaggtaaggtaCGGGGGAGGCTgtgaactccagggctgcggggaggagggcaagtggggcaatttgccccaggccctgcaggggaccCCGGaccctcctctgcttccctcccttaaatcagaactttttatagggaaccggttgttaagattttggcagctcatcattggttctatataaatctatgatgCGCCGaaaccttgaatactgcctgcagttctggtcgccccatctcagaacAGATATACCAGTATtgtaaaaggtgcagagaagggccacaaaaatgattaggaggatggaacagcttccatatgaggagagagaaaaaagatgcGGGGGAAGTCTATACTTCAAACACTGTATCGCCGTAGCTGCACTGGCGCTGTAGCGtttaagtgaagatgctcctatgcAAACAAGctcttaatccacctccctgagaggcgctGGCTAGGTGAGTGGGAGAGGTGCTCCTAAcgacaggggtgtggatttttcacacccctgagcaatatagttataacaatataggtctgtagtagAGACCTGGGACTATTTCGTTTAgacaagagatgactaaggggggatatgatagaggtctataaaatcatgactggtatgaagaaagtgactagggaagtgttatttactcttgcACATAAcaggagaactaggggtcactttatgaaatgaataggcagcaagttaaaaacaaacaaaagaaggtaTCTCTGCACACaatgcacaggcaacctgtggaaatTGTTGccgtgggatgttgtgaaggctaaaagtataattgggttcaagATAATCAGGGCatgcaaccccatactctgtatgtccctaaacctctgactaccagaagctgggactgcatgtcaggggatggatcactcagaatttccctgttcagttcattccctctgaaacatgaaGCACTGGCCACTATCTGAAGACACaatcctgggctagatgaaccattggtctgactcagtatgtccattcttatgtgaGTTATGAAGAGTAGAATACGGATAGAGGAAGCTAGACATCAGGGGAAACTCCATGGCTTGCAGGACTAAGGATAATgagggtttctttaaaaaaagtgtattaggaacaaaagaaatcataGCAGTGGTGTAGGCTCATTACTAGATGGAGACTGTTTAAAAGGTTGCagaaaaggtggaagtttcaaTAAATATGTTTTTCGTGTTGGAAACCCCATGTCAGTGTATTTAGGAAGGACAAGGGTCTCCAGTGCTCTTACATTTTAGCTGCAGCATGAAGGAGTAGAGGTGGTGAAGTCCCTCCACAGCCGATTACCAgatctgctgctcctgctccgcACAGCACAGAGTGAGACACCCCACCAGCTGGCCCAGGATTCTGAACTCCTCCACTCCCTGACGGAGAGAGGGAGCAAAGGGAGTCATTCGCCCCTGCAGACCTAGCGCAGCGAGTCCCCCTGGCATTGCCCTAGCaatgggttagaacagggggaggcagaggccaCCGCAGAGAGACTGGGGACAATGAGAGCAGGAGGAGCTGTGAGGCCCATCACCAGGGGCTGAGGAAAGCTCAGCAGGGACGGAGACATCTGGGCAGCAAACTCAGCAAACGTTACCCCCGAGTGGGGACCCAGGTAACGAATGAACTAATGTCCAGTCTCCATCTCAAGGGCAAGTTCCTAATCCCAGCCCCTTCTCCCATCCCGCTCCCTTCTTTGACCTCAGGCCCAGGAGCTTGGAATCACCTTGGACTCCTCTGCTCTGCATTCTGCCTCTCTCACTCCATCCTGGAGCTCCCCAGAGCCCTCCCTTTCCGTGCCGTCCCCAGCCTGCCTGCTCTCTCCTGCCGGCTCTCTCCTGCAGCCTTGTCCTCTCgtctccccctcctgcagcccctgcactggctccctgctcttccccacctGGCACCAAGCCCCTTGCCCTCCTCTCCCGGGGTCTGCacagcctccccactcccactccccggTTCTCTGGCGCCTTTGGCCCCGCCCATCCCTTTCACTgtgtcccctcccacctccctccttcTGTTCTGCTGCCCCAGACTCTGGGGGCACATCATCCGAGCAACCCCCTCCAGCTGCCGGAGAGGAGGCCCTTCCACAGTGGGgatggagcagctggagcagctcaaTGGCCCTGAGCATGCAGAGCAAGGGGCGTTCATCTGGCAGCCTGGCAGGAGCTGATGCCAAAGCATCCCACAGGCGTCTGACAAAGGGGGTGAACAGACACCTGGGTTCAGAGGCTGCTGTCAGGGCAATCCTGTGTAAATGCACTGACCCTGCAGAGCAGACTTTGGTGCTAGGGGAACAGCGGGGAGAGTCCTTGGAGACAGAATGATGGGACtcgacccaaagcccactggagtcagaGGACAGACCCATCGACCTCAGGGCTCGTTAGATTGGACTCCTACTGAGGATCTTGCTGAGTCACTATTCTAGACCTGCGTTTTCCCTGCCAGGGCGTGCTGCACCATGAGGCTGCTCAGTGTAGTtaggatctgggggttatcatGGATCTCAcactgaatatgaatcaacaatgtgatgctgttgtgaaaaaggGAAATGCCATTCTGAATTGTGTTAgcttggagcactgtgtccagttgcAGGCACcatgctttaagaaagatgtgaacaaactggggccagtccagaggacagcgacaaaaatgatcagcagtttggaaaacctgacctgtgaagaAAGGTTGAACGAATTGGGCATGTTTCATCTTGAGAAGGCGGAGGTGACACctttaacagtcttcaaatacgttaagggctgttatacagGGGATGGTGacaaattgttctccatgtcccctggaggtaggacaagaagtaatgagcttaatctgcagcaagggagatttaagttaaagAGTAGGAAAAAGTCtaagggtggctaagcactggaacaggtgacctagggaagtggtggactcCCCAtcatggagatttaaaaaaacaggctggacaaacactcaACAGGGACAGTCTAGgaatacttggccctgcctcagtgcagggggtggagtagatgacctcttgagatcccttccagccctgcacttCTGTGATTCCCTCTTCCCAGGTTCTGGGATCAAGGAGACCGAATCTCTGTCGAGGACATTTCCCTCTTTTGGGAGCACAAACGACCCACAGAATCTACTTCCTGTGGCCCCAGAACTAGAATGTTGGGGGAATCTagctctgggctctggccaggtTGGTGGGGCCCATGGTGAACACAAAGGAATGCCAGGTTCAcattggggctcagtggagaacacagcagatCCGGCCCGcgctcctccacctccaccccataCAGACGTTTTTCAGATATAGTGGGGgcacttggccctccagcccaAGAACCTTTGTAGAGAACGTACTCTGAGGAGCCGAAGGCACGGGGGTGTCCCATGCTTGGGATTAAATGGAGCCTtggtccctgagccccaccccagctACAGGACTAGTCCCCTTCCTGCCGCCACGCCTCCAGACCTCCAAGATGTTTTGCAGCACCAGAAGGTTGGGCTCCTGATCCTCGCACACCAAGGCCTTCAGCATCTCATCCATGGTTTTCAGAGTCTGCGTGCAGAGCAGAGGAGAAACCAGAGCAAGTGGAGTTACCCAGCCAGGTGATGAACCAATGCCTTGGCGTTTGACACCCCCCCAGGTCATAGCAGCCCCTGGTATTACAGCTCACCCACTCACTTGTACCCGCAGGGTACCTACTACAAACTCCTTCTAGCAACAGGGCCCCACCTGTCTTTGCTCTCCCCAGAAAGGCCACTGGACACAGTCTATCCCACTGGAAGAGTCAGACAGGACTCCACATTTGGAGGGCAGATTTCCAGCCAAGCTTCGGCTCCCCTGGCCTATGTGCACCTGAAGCAGCCGATCTCaggcctgtgcccccagccacgcATGGGGGATGAATGTGCTTGTGAAGGGAGTGTCTGTTCCTCACTAATTGTCGGTGCATGTGAAGGATAAATGCCTACTACTGCTACCCTAGGAGGGAGTTACTCCTTTATCTGGGCCTGTGCTGAAGTCCTGTCGGGGAGCTGTGATCATTACACTCTTATGCCAGTGCCAGGTAACCCAGGGGACAGTACACGAGCGAGTGGCAGGATTCCCACTCGGTTTGGGACGGCTCAACATGGCCAGTTTGGGGCTTACTTTGGTGTAGAGAGCAGCCTCCACCTCCTTCATGGTCtctgctggaggcagggagaagatgctggagaagcaggtggcgAACAGGCTGGGTTGTGTCAGGACCCACAGCGGTGGCTTCACTTTGCTAAGAGAAGAGACACGTGCGGATTGGGGGCCTGAGGTGGGACTGATGTGCTGCTTTGTCTATTCTTATCAAAATATGATGGCTCTTCCAGAATAAACTGAGGGACAGAAGTGGAAAATTTGCAGGTTATGGCATTTTGACAGTTATTGCATGAGGTGTTATAATTGgactttatattaaaatatagtttagtcctatttttaaatagaaaccagtattttgggggggaagaaatagtatatttaaataaataagcagAATATCGTGAACTCCAACATGTGGTAACAGAGGAAGTATGTGCCATCCTGTTACTTTTAAGACTCACTAAAGGAATAATAAAGGGTTGTGTGTAGGTATAATTCAATTTTTTTACTGtcctttgcttcctatcttttaaccactgACTCATGAGAGAAcctcccctcttatcccatgacagcttcctttggttaagagcctttggtgagggacccagtcaaaggctttctgaaagtccaagtacactatatccattggatcacccttctccacatccttgttgaccccttcaaagaattctagtagactggtgaggcatgatttccctttataaaaggcATGTTGACTCTGcctcaacaaattgtgttcaccgatgtgtctgataattctggtcTTTCCTATCGTTTcaacaatttgcctggtactgaagtcaggcttaccagggATCACAtctggagactttttaaaaattcactctCATATTAGCTATCTCATACAGAGGCCAATTTAAACgctaggttacataccacagcactgcacataagtctgtctggATGTCTCGTGATagctgcaacctttgcaccaggcaggcaatttaccatgcagttctcccagtcatcacaaacccaattGCTTATATGTCTATTGACTGAATCCCCAATGTCTATTTCCTGGCTTCTCTTTGTAAGTGGGGTTCCCGCCTCAGGAGGGGtagcctcagtgtgagaggacatCATGACTTCATCTGGAAggtgggtcccaactatgggatcgtctccctctgctccagctcgATGTTCTC
Proteins encoded in this region:
- the LOC123369353 gene encoding maestro heat-like repeat-containing protein family member 7, producing MANAVACPVVRKPVPSGESDVCLLFLAAGHKSPVCDPPGAGLQAEGERALPSALHRSALPHHLHSAAHCFAGEGAYPGGHAHTPQPHQVRGEGHESLASMRWLQGAGHLHHEAGRLGPAHELRNAPQRRLPACPLLQCPDLSNELEDAIVEEMSRQLRDPKTVVRWLALKGLLNLALRPEKVGKLQRLLPDVLERLQEVDRDIISKAIAVLKHLLAGMDRQSASRAAVQVAEQLLPLFDDVSSKLRVLSITLYKDLLEPVRGPNRRQMKEHVLQSLIPLLLLVHDERPNVSQVCWDTLSSAAQFLRWHQLSGLIQHKETWQSCDCLVREPSGHSLHSPRWQKWRNQ